In Leptospira levettii, the genomic window TTGTGGATGGAAAACTGAATGATTTTTTCTAACATAATACCTATTTCAAATATGAAACCACCCTATAAAAATTTTACAGGGAATGGACGTAAATTACATGCAACGTTTACGCCAAAAAGGGCGGAGGTAGGTAAAGAAAGAAAAATAAGATAGAGATTTCGGTAAAAAATTCAGTTTCTGTCGTTAAAATCGAAAATCGATTGAGGCAAATTTTGACAAGGGAATGTTCTCGTTTGCTCGGAACGAGTTTGAGAACCTGATTGGATTCCTTAGAGGAAGAAAGCACACGAGTCGTTTCCTCCAACTCGTAAGATTGGTATTGGAAATCCAAATCTTCGAGGGGTGAAACAAACCGGTCGTCAACCAGATTTAGATTGATGAAAACCGCTAGAAGTAGGATGAACCCAGACTTCCAGAAGCGCCTAATTTTCACTGCTGTTTCCTATTCTTTGAGACCCAGTTTCAGAGATGGAACCAGTGAGACAAGAGAATTCCCTTCAAAATATGAACTTTTTTCCGTTTAATTCAAAACACCGAAAACGATAGAGTTGCCAAAACTTAACTATGAAAACACACTATCCCTACTGATGAAAGACGAATCGATAGACACAATTATAAGCGACGACATCACGTTTCGCGGAACCCTTTCCTTCAACCAAACATTAAAAATCAAAGGCCAATTCAAAGGTACCATTACTTCCCATGGCAAACTCATCATCGATGAAACGGGTGATGTAGAAGCGGATGTGGAGGTAGGAAGTTTAGTGGTTCTTGGCAATCTGAAAGGGAATGTCGATGCGAAAGAAAAAGTGGAACTAAAAAAGAATGGAAAGGTAGTTGGTGATATCAAAACACCAGGACTTGAAGTGGAATTTGGTTCCAAAATTATTGGCAATTGCATCATGTAACAAAGGTTCACTTCGGACCAACTTTATCCGAAGTTCGAACCAAAGTTGATTCTAAAAGACCCATCCTTCGGTATTTAGTCGATCGAAGGGAGGGTTTCCAAAGCATACACCCAAAAGAACTCCTTCATTCTGATTTTTCCTGTTTCCATTCTCCTTTTTCCCTTCCTGACATGGGAGAGGCAGTTTCTTTACTGTTAACAGTAGTAAAATCCAATCGTAAGATCTTACTCTATGGAGATAGAGATTCGGATGGAGTCAGTTCCACTTGTTTACTTGCATTCTTTTTAAAATCACATCCAGAATTCCAATCTGCCAATTTAGAAGTGATGGTTTCCTCTGAAAGTGATCCATACGGACTTTGTAAAGAAGCAGTTTCTAAAATCAAAAAAGCAAAACCCGATTTATTAATCACTCTTGATTTTGGTTCAAGCCAAGCAGACGAAATTGATGAATTAACTTCCCTTGGAATCCAAGTGATTGTCCTCGATCACCACGAAGTACCAGTTCGTATTCCCAAAAATTGTGCTCTCATTAACCCAAGACGCACCGACTCAGAATACCCAGAAAAAAAAATCTGCACCGCTGCCTTGTCGTTTAAATTAGTTACGGCGATTTTATTCCACCAAAGTTCTGAATGGAATCAGTATTATTCCAAAACCATTCTAGCAGAAGATGGTTCGAAAGTTGTTCAGTATTTCCAAAATGGAATCAAACTAAGCTCCGAAACCACAAATACGATAAACTTTTCGAATACGACTGTAAATCCTTACCCAGAAGATTTTTCCACAAATATTCCGTTAGATGACGAAAGAAAATTATTCTATTTCCAATGCCAAAAAATCCCTCAGTTTTTTGAACAATTGGAGGAAGAAACAGACCTTGCAGGCATTGGAACCATCACCGATATGATGCCTCTTGTGGGAGAAAATCGCCATTTTGTGAAACTTGCTCTAGAATCCCTCACCAAACTCTATATAGGTGACAAAAAAAGAAAAGGCCTTAAAGAACTTCTCAAAGAACTCAAACTCAATCCAAATGGAATCACAACCAAAGATTTAGGATGGTCCATTGGTCCCGTTGTGAATGCCGCAGGTCGGATGGGGAAAACGGAAGAGGCAGTTTCCCTACTTTTATCGGAATCGGAATCCGACGCTAAAATACGAGCCAAACTCCTCCTATCGATCAATGAAGAACGGAAAGAACGTACCAAACGGAATATGGACCGTGTGGAACGATATTTTGCCAGAAAACCAGAACGAACAGGGAAAGAAGTGGTGTATTGTTACGAACCTGATATGGAACCAGGTGTCAGTGGAATTGTTGCCACAAGAATGGTAGATACATATAAAAAACCTGCTATTTTTATAGCACCTGACAATGGTGATGCGAGAGGTAGTATCCGTTCTTATGGACAAGAGAATGTACTCCAACTCTTAGAATCACTTTCTCATCATTTTTTACATTTTGGTGGTCATCCCGAAGCAGGTGGTTTTTCCATCACGATTGATCAACTTCCAAAATTTGAATCCGAATTGTATGAGAAAGCAAAACTTTGGTTAGACGAAGATAATCTAAGTAAGAATATTCATCAAATTGAGACTGACTTTACTGTTTTACCCGAAGAAATGGGTGATAAACTTTTAAAGGAATGGAAAGACTTAGAACCATTTGGCCAAGGGAATCCTGACATCAAATTA contains:
- a CDS encoding bactofilin family protein, producing the protein MKDESIDTIISDDITFRGTLSFNQTLKIKGQFKGTITSHGKLIIDETGDVEADVEVGSLVVLGNLKGNVDAKEKVELKKNGKVVGDIKTPGLEVEFGSKIIGNCIM
- the recJ gene encoding single-stranded-DNA-specific exonuclease RecJ translates to MHHVTKVHFGPTLSEVRTKVDSKRPILRYLVDRREGFQSIHPKELLHSDFSCFHSPFSLPDMGEAVSLLLTVVKSNRKILLYGDRDSDGVSSTCLLAFFLKSHPEFQSANLEVMVSSESDPYGLCKEAVSKIKKAKPDLLITLDFGSSQADEIDELTSLGIQVIVLDHHEVPVRIPKNCALINPRRTDSEYPEKKICTAALSFKLVTAILFHQSSEWNQYYSKTILAEDGSKVVQYFQNGIKLSSETTNTINFSNTTVNPYPEDFSTNIPLDDERKLFYFQCQKIPQFFEQLEEETDLAGIGTITDMMPLVGENRHFVKLALESLTKLYIGDKKRKGLKELLKELKLNPNGITTKDLGWSIGPVVNAAGRMGKTEEAVSLLLSESESDAKIRAKLLLSINEERKERTKRNMDRVERYFARKPERTGKEVVYCYEPDMEPGVSGIVATRMVDTYKKPAIFIAPDNGDARGSIRSYGQENVLQLLESLSHHFLHFGGHPEAGGFSITIDQLPKFESELYEKAKLWLDEDNLSKNIHQIETDFTVLPEEMGDKLLKEWKDLEPFGQGNPDIKLGIKNAKAIHLTPLSGGKHVRFHIVGSGSLKFMIWNKGEEFQNFMSKHGSFDLVGSLEENFYQGRKTLQFIVEWFGISESDGPKST